TGGAGCTGATGCGTTTCTCTGAGATATGGGGCCCCCTCTTCTACCAAGCCCAGGACCCAGAAAGCACAGGCCTGTGTCCCTCACTCCGAGGGGCAGGTGATTTCAGGCTGGTTCGGTTCCCTCCCTCCGGCAGCCTCCGGGCAGCGTTAatgctctctgggcttcctgggcagAGGTGACAGGACAGGTGGGAAGGGGTCAGGCTTGGAATCCAGAGGCCTCGATTCTGGCTTTGGCTGTGACTCTGGGAAGTCCCTTAACTGTTCTGAGCCCCTGGGGATGATGCCTTCTACCCACGGGCTGGTGGGCAAATTAGATAAGGCAAGAAATTGGGGGCTAGCTCTGCACAAGGGGGGACAGGTACTTACACTGAGCAGGTGGAATTGCAGGTgtccccttcccttttttttggAGATCCCTGAACCTTAGCTGCTCACTCCTGCCCCTTGGGCCCCAGCGCATGCTGCTGAGGGAAGTCAAGGAGTCAGTCCTCAATCCCCGCTGCCTGGTGACAGTGCCCAGGGGCTCATCAGGAGTTGGCCGGGGCCAGTGGGTCAGAAGCCTGCTGCCAGCAGGGGCATCGGGGGCTGGGAGGCCAGAGAGGAGGGCACAGCGTCTGGCCCCTTTAGTGGGGGCCAGGGTACCCTGCAGGGTTCTGGGCCTGTGATTTGCTCTGCATGAATGTGTGGCAGGAACTGGGAAGATCTTTCCAGAGCTCAAACCTGTCCCTGTGGGGCCCGTTTAAACCCCCAATGGCCGCTCATCACCAAGTCCCAGGGGCTCTGCAAGTGGAACCTGCCCTCCAGCGTCCGGCAGGATCTCCCCCAACTCCCCCGCCACCACTGCGCTCCTTCAGCTTGAGGTGCTTGTGACCTCATGCTCTGTCCTGGCCGCTTCCCCGCTCAGCCATCCCCCTGCCCATAGTGCCCTTCCTCACCACGCCCTCtggaaaccttccagaaactCCAGAATAGATTAGGTGCCCCTCCCCTTGGCTTCCAAAGGCCCTGGGGGAAATCCTCTCACCCACTATCTCCTCTCTCTCCAGCTGCTTCCCAGCGCTGGCTGgttgctccttgagggcaggggctgcctcTTATTCAGCTCTGGACTCTGCCCTGGGTGACCCCAGCACAGCCTCCCCCAGTGTCCCGGGGAATCCTGGGACGATGGGCCCTGGGGAGAGCCCCCCGAAGACAGGGGGCTGCTCATCGGGTACCCTTCCCCACCTCACCCTGCAGCTGCCCCTGTCCAGCAGTCACCTAAATGTGTACAGTGGAGACCCCCAGGTCACCACCTCCCTGGTGGGCGTCACCAGCAGCTCCTGCCCAGCCGACCTGACCCAGAAGCGAGAGCTTACAGGTACCAGCCCGCTGCTTCCCTGCGCCCCAGCTCCCGAGTTCTGCCGcttctcttcccctcccagctcctctctcctctcctgttcTCCAGATGCTGAGAGCCGGGCCCTGGCCAAGGAGCGACAGAAGAAAGACAATCACAACCTCAGTGAGTCTCCCCAGCCCCTCTTCCTGCCCTCACCTGGGCTGGCTCAAAAGCCACTCTCTGACCTGCACAGCTTCTAGGAAGGATTCCCTACCCAAGGCCTTAAAATCCTGGCATTGGTGTGACTGGGTTCAGCACAGCCCTCTTCCCGTCAGCCCTTTCTAGGAAGGGGTGGGAGAGGCGCTCCAGGGAAGAGATATTTATGAAATTCCCAGCACTTCAGAGGGAATGAGTTTATCAGATTGTTTTCTTTAGGGCGTGGAGTCTGGGAAGGAGTTCTGGGcagtggaaagagagagagtctTCCCCAGGCAGCTTCGCCCGCTACAGCCTGACCCCCTTAGCTGTGTCCGACCTGCCCCCGACACCCTCACCCCCATAGAAATCCCATTTGGTTGGTCACCCATTACTTCCCAGAAGGACTAAGGCATCCCTGCTTGGGCTGGACCCTTCGTCCCAGGTGGGGTCCTCATCCGCCTAATGGCCCCTCCTGGAATTTGTTACTTTTAGTTGAAAGGAGACGGAGGTTCAACATCAATGACCGCATCAAGGAGCTGGGAATGCTGATCCCCAAGGCCAACGACTTGTGAGTGGGtttcctggaggaagggaagggagggcagcAGCTCACAGGTATTAActgctggttgccagggggaaGGGATGGGAAGAGAATCCCTTGGTTGCTGCCTTAAAGAGCTTATCATCTATTTGGGAAAAGaagattcctccctcccccaaataaGGAAGGCTCAAGACAGAGGAGCAGATGTCCCAGAAGTGAGGGTGGGGTCAGGGGTACTTCCTGAAGGAGGAGTCATGCTGGAGTCATGCTGGGAAAGTTTGGCGAGGCCACAGGACTGGTGCAGAGGTGGTCCAGGGACAGGAGTAGTGAGAGTCAAggatgggtgtgggtgtgggtgttggTGGCAGGAATGGGGGGCCTGGGGAAGGAGGCTGCTCCGAATTGCTTGGTTCCTGGGATTAGTGACGTGGGTGGTGGCACCATAGTTACCTGGGAAGGCCCGTTCTGTGCAGATGGAGATCAGCTTCCTTCATAAGTAGGGGTTGGCTGGATCTGGGATTTGGGGCAAAGTTGGGAGAGGCGACATAAGCTCCGAACAGGATTTTACTTCCACCCACTAAGCTCCTGGCAAATGCTTGCCCCCTCCTCTGAGCATGCACCTCTGATTCTGCCTGGCCTGCAGGGATGTGCGCTGGAACAAGGGCACCATCCTCAAGGCCTCTGTTGATTACATCCGGAGGATGCAGAAGGACCTGCAGAAGTCCCGGGAGCTGGAGAACCACTCTCGGCGCCTGGAGATGACCAACAAGCAGCTCTGGCTCCGCATCCAGGTCTGGCCCCTGAACTTGGACTTCTTGGGTAGCTCGGACTCCTGACCCCTGGCCTGAGTCCTGACCCCAGGGGCAGTGCTTATACTTCTGAAGTTGGAGACATGGGGATGATGCCCATGAGGAGGGAGGACGTATCAATCAGGAAGTTATAGTTTGGTAACAAACAATCCCCAGCAGCTTTAAGCAACAGATGTCAGCTGGAGGGCCTGTTCTGTGAGACCCTCATTCTGGGACCCAAGCTGACGGACAGGCATATCTAGAGCTGGCTCTTAAAGCCGTGTGTCACCCTTAGGGTGACACTTGTCCCTTCTCACATTTCCTCCATCAATGCAAGCACATGCCTATACCTAACGTCAAGGGGGCAGGAAAAGGCAAACCTACCCCTGTGGGAGGCAGAGAGCTGGGACTTTATGGTGGGTAATGCTAAGAATCACCACAggggacaagagaaagaaaaaaggcttgGGAGAGTCCATCCTACCACCTAGAGCTGCCTAGTCCTGGCTCTGTGTTgaaggcctcttgtcctctttggaCCTGAGGCTGGTCATCTATACAAAGGGCAGCTGGACTACAGCTTACAATTCTTCTATTTCTTATGGTAGATAATACAATTCACATTACAATCCAGCACACATAGCCATACTCAAAGTGAAAAATCAAAGTTTCCTGAAAGAACCCTCATCCTTAATAGATGCAGTGCATTCTGATAGTTTCTCATCTAGTCTAGTCTAGGCAAgtctatttcaattaaaaaaatagagggcTGGTCAAGGCTCACTGTAGTGGTTTCCCAACCCACTCATGAGTTGCGACTtgtagtttgaaaaacactggtctAGACTCTAGAGCTGCCCTATGCTTCCTCCCAGCTGAGACATTTTGTGGTCTTGGGTGCCACAAAGGGAGGGGCAAGGGCTGCAGCGGAGGTGGGGGGCGGGCAACGGGTGCCCACGGGTGTGCACCTCCAGCCTCTGTCTGCCGCACCTGCAGGAGCTGGAGATGCAGGCTCGCGTGCACGGCCTCCCCACCACCTCGCCCTCGGGCATGAACATGGCCGAGCTGGCCCAGCAGGTGGTGAAGCAGGAGCTACCCAGCGAGGAGGGTCCAGGGGAGGCCCTGCTGCTGGGGGCCGAGGTCCCCGACCCTGAGCCACTGCCGGCTCTGCCCCCCCAGGCCCAGCTACCCCCGccagcccagccagcccagccACCGTCCCCATTCCACCACCTGGACTTCAGCCACAGCCTGAGCTTTGGGGGCGGGGGCAACGAAGGGCCCCCGGGCTACCCCGAACCTCTGGGGCCAGAGCATGGCTCCCCGTTCCCCAACCTGTCCAAGAAGGATCTGGACCTCATGCTCCTGGACGACTCACTGCTACCACTGGCCTCCGACCCCCTCTTCTCCACTATGTCCCCCGAGGCCTCCAAAGCCAGCAGCCGCAGGAGCAGCTTCAGCATGGAGGAGGGCGACGTGCTGTGACCTGGGCCACGGGGGTGggcctggggggtgggagagccagggccacctccctcccaccctccagcctGTACTTGTGTGTGAAGTAGCCCCTGCCCTGCCTCACTCCGCCCTGTAGGCCCCCTGTTTGGGCTTAGTGCCCTTGGCAGTCCGTGGGGTCGGAAGCCCCCCACCCAGGGGCAGCCCTCTTGATGGGGCTGGGCAGGAATAGGCCTTCAGCCCGGCTCCCAGAGGTGAAATCATGAGGGCGAGGGAGGATACAGGGTGTGCTGGAGGTAAGACGAGGTCCTACCTTCTGAGCCTGGTCCCCCCCACTGATGAAGGAGGACTCGTTGGAACCAGGGGTCCAGAAGTTCCTTCTTGGAGGCAGTGACTGGTCCAGGGGGTGCCCAGGCCTGCCTTTCTGGACTCTGATGGCAACAAGCCCGTCCTCCAGCCTggcactccccccacccccctttggtGCTAACAGCTCTCCACCAAGTGGTGTGAGGGCGGGGGTGGCCAGAAGAGGAGGCGCTGGGTTCAAGTTAGAGTGGGGTCACTGCTGGAAGAGCAGCTCCCCTCCAGGCTCCCCACTTTGTGCCTTTAGTAAACACTGTGCTTTGTACCTGTTTGTCCTGTCTCTTTGGAGGGGGGGTCTGGGGACAACAGAGATGGGAGGATTCAACCCGGTGGGCTCCTTTCTGGATTCAGAGTTCAAATGCCCCCATGGGGATCAGGGAAGGGGGATACAGACAGGAGGGACTGAGTCCATCACCTAGTTTCCCCCaactccccagccctgccccatggGAAGCTGGAGATCTAGCCTTACTTAGGGGGCTCGGGAGCTGCCGGGGGCCTTGTCCCTCCTCGCGGCCACAAGGTGGCGCCGCAGCCCTGCTGGTCTCACACCTCCAGCTGTGGCCTGAGACCACTGACCCGGGTGATGTGGGAGACCCCGTTGCTTGTCCAAGTCTACTGCTCCTAACTGCTGCTCTTGGGCACTGTGGGTCCAGGCTACCCCTGGCCGGGGATGGGGGGCATGTTtctcctgtccccacccccagttcTTTCCCCTCCATAGGTGGGCTGCCTGATCTGTGCGGACAAGGCCCTCTTCCCTCTGACTTAGTGTCTCTAGCAGGACAGGCTCCCTAGGAAGTGAGGGGCTGCATCCTTCTATGGGTTTGGGGAAAGAGGGACCATGTAAACCAgtttgggaggaggtgggagcacAGGATGCTGGGTGGTGCCCAGGGCGTGGGTTCTGCTCCGGCACCATCAGGCAGCCAGGCCCCCACTaacccttttctctctctgggcTAAAGCTTCCTCACTGCACAATAGTTCCTGGGGCCTCTTCTCCAAGATCCTGGGGCTTTATGACCTCACCCAGGATGGGGAAATGGGCTTGGGGCAGAGAGGGGTGAAGGGGGAGCTTTTTGAGCCCTGGGTgtcttggggggagggaggagagggtctctgggggtttccctggttcTCCCTCGACTTCCCACAGTCTCTTCAGGCAAAGACCAAAGTGGCTTCCCCCTCATGGGGCCCTATGAGGCCAAAGGggcctaattaaaaaaaagaaaaatcccaggaTGAAAATGGCTAAGTGGGCAATTTCCTCCTTGCAGAATGGGAGATTGAATCAACGTTGGAACAATTAATGTGTgcgggagagaaggaaagggggcCGGGTGTGTGGGTGCTGATGACGGCTGGGCTGGGGATTAATCTCAAGGTCAGATGGAGCCGTGGATGACCTTGTGAGTTGGAGCCAGCCCAGGTGCTGGCACCTCCTTCCAGTTTCAGGCGCCGCCCTGCTGCCGGGACCTGCCCACAGCCTGGGAACCTCCCTTTCAGCCCCTCCTGGGGCAGGTCCTGGACTCTGGCTGGGAGATACCTGATGGGGGAGGCATGGGGGTGTGGAAATCCCAAGGCCATCCTCAGGCCATTGAGGACTCTCTCCTACCCCCATCTGTTCTCCCCCTTCACCCTGGGGACTGACTCAGTGGAGTGGAGAGCTGCCCTCCTGCTTCCTCAAGCAGCCCCTCAAGACCATGGTATCCCCCCTCCACCTGCCTGCAGGCTTCCTGCCCCGAGGTTCCTTCAGCCTGGCCACCACCTGCAGCTGGGGAAGCAGGGTCTGGATAGCCAGCCCATGGGGCAGCACTGGGGAGTGAGTCGGGGGGAGGTTCTGCCCACAGGAGGGTGCCACAGAGCCAGGAGCGGGCAGCTGCCGGCTCCCCTGGCAGGGGTAGGTGGGGCCGATGTCTCAGCTTAATTGTGCTTTTCAAGCTGTCTGCCTGCGGGCCCTGCAGGTTTGGTTCAAGCAGGCACAGAGGCTACCTCCAGAATTTCAGCAAGCCACCAGAAAGTGTTTGCGTATCT
Above is a genomic segment from Eubalaena glacialis isolate mEubGla1 chromosome 7, mEubGla1.1.hap2.+ XY, whole genome shotgun sequence containing:
- the TFEB gene encoding transcription factor EB isoform X1, encoding MASRIGLRMQLMREQAQQEEQRERMQQQAVMHYMQQQQQQQLGAPPTPAINTPVHFQSPPPVPGEVLKVQSYLENPTSYHLQQSRDQKVREYLSETYGNKFAAHISPAQGSPKPLPAASPGVRAGHVLSSSAGNSAPNSPMAMLHIGSNPEREFDVIDNIMCLDDVLGFINPETQIPNTLPLSSSHLNVYSGDPQVTTSLVGVTSSSCPADLTQKRELTDAESRALAKERQKKDNHNLIERRRRFNINDRIKELGMLIPKANDLDVRWNKGTILKASVDYIRRMQKDLQKSRELENHSRRLEMTNKQLWLRIQAQLPPPAQPAQPPSPFHHLDFSHSLSFGGGGNEGPPGYPEPLGPEHGSPFPNLSKKDLDLMLLDDSLLPLASDPLFSTMSPEASKASSRRSSFSMEEGDVL
- the TFEB gene encoding transcription factor EB isoform X2 translates to MASRIGLRMQLMREQAQQEEQRERMQQQAVMHYMQQQQQQQLGAPPTPAINTPVHFQSPPPVPGEVLKVQSYLENPTSYHLQQSRDQKVREYLSETYGNKFAAHISPAQGSPKPLPAASPGVRAGHVLSSSAGNSAPNSPMAMLHIGSNPEREFDVIDNIMCLDDVLGFINPETQIPNTLPLSSSHLNVYSGDPQVTTSLVGVTSSSCPADLTQKRELTDAESRALAKERQKKDNHNLIERRRRFNINDRIKELGMLIPKANDLDVRWNKGTILKASVDYIRRMQKDLQKSRELENHSRRLEMTNKQLWLRIQELEMQARVHGLPTTSPSGMNMAELAQQVVKQELPSEEGPGEALLLGAEVPDPEPLPALPPQAQLPPPAQPAQPPSPFHHLDFSHSLSFGGGGNEGPPGYPEPLGPEHGSPFPNLSKKDLDLMLLDDSLLPLASDPLFSTMSPEASKASSRRSSFSMEEGDVL